A genomic region of Rhodanobacter sp. contains the following coding sequences:
- a CDS encoding polyphosphate kinase 2 family protein, translating to MSHKPIIRSKDFRVPEGSDVDLGEWPTRIEPFHRSEEQYKAILESHVAKLSAQQELLYASDRHAVLLIFQAMDAAGKDGAIKHVMSGVNPQGCQVFSYKHPSATELQHDFLWRCTRDLPERGRIGIFNRSYYEEVLIARVHPQILRGEGLPDARRHGKGIWRDRYRSINHLERHLHENNTHVVKFFLHLSKDEQRKRFLERIDTPEKNWKFSQADIAERKFWPDYMKAYAACLGATSTRHAPWYVVPADDKKSARLIISQIVLDTLERLKMSYPRTSAKRRQELQAIRQQLAK from the coding sequence ATGAGCCATAAGCCCATCATCCGGTCGAAGGACTTCCGGGTCCCGGAAGGAAGCGACGTCGATCTCGGCGAGTGGCCCACGCGGATCGAGCCGTTCCATCGCTCCGAGGAACAGTACAAGGCCATTCTCGAATCGCATGTCGCGAAACTGAGCGCGCAGCAGGAGCTGCTGTACGCCTCCGACCGGCACGCCGTCCTGCTGATTTTCCAGGCCATGGATGCGGCCGGGAAGGACGGCGCCATCAAGCACGTGATGTCGGGGGTCAATCCGCAGGGCTGCCAGGTTTTCAGCTACAAGCACCCCAGCGCGACCGAGCTTCAGCACGATTTCCTCTGGCGTTGCACGCGGGATCTGCCGGAACGGGGGCGCATCGGCATCTTCAACCGCTCCTATTACGAGGAGGTGCTGATCGCGCGCGTGCATCCGCAGATCCTGCGCGGCGAGGGCCTGCCGGACGCGCGGCGGCACGGCAAGGGCATCTGGCGCGACCGCTACCGTTCGATCAACCACCTTGAGCGCCACCTGCACGAGAACAACACCCACGTCGTCAAATTCTTCCTGCACCTGTCGAAAGACGAGCAGCGCAAGCGCTTCCTGGAGCGCATCGATACGCCGGAAAAGAACTGGAAATTCAGCCAGGCCGACATCGCCGAGCGCAAGTTCTGGCCGGACTACATGAAGGCTTACGCGGCATGCCTGGGTGCGACCAGCACGCGCCACGCGCCCTGGTATGTCGTGCCTGCGGACGACAAGAAAAGCGCGCGGCTGATCATCTCCCAGATCGTGCTCGATACGCTGGAACGTCTGAAGATGTCCTATCCGAGGACAAGCGCAAAGCGGCGACAGGAGCTGCAGGCTATTCGCCAGCAACTGGCCAAGTAG